Proteins encoded by one window of Halobaculum halobium:
- a CDS encoding class I SAM-dependent methyltransferase encodes MNADDLRDAWADRTGEFSPRYYAHYGPNEVSRRLAALLGDAVGWDARVLELGCGSGRHLAHLHDEGFSTLAGVDINPGSFDVLREEYPDLGTAGAFHAGAISDVLPAFDDGSFDAVYSVETLQHVHPEEMSATFDEVARVVGDVLVTVELEGDGEAGGGIVEVDDGLPLYRHDWGSVFEARGLTETSVESIGYDTVRVFERAD; translated from the coding sequence ATGAACGCCGACGACCTCCGCGACGCCTGGGCGGATCGCACCGGGGAGTTCTCTCCGCGGTACTACGCGCACTACGGCCCCAACGAGGTGAGCAGGCGACTCGCCGCCCTGCTCGGCGACGCCGTCGGCTGGGACGCGCGCGTGCTCGAACTCGGCTGCGGCTCCGGCCGCCACCTCGCCCACCTCCACGACGAGGGGTTCTCGACGCTCGCCGGCGTCGACATCAACCCCGGGTCCTTCGACGTCCTCCGCGAGGAGTACCCCGACCTCGGAACGGCCGGCGCGTTCCACGCCGGCGCCATCTCGGACGTGCTCCCCGCGTTCGACGACGGGAGCTTCGACGCCGTGTACTCGGTCGAGACGCTCCAGCACGTTCATCCCGAAGAGATGTCGGCGACGTTCGACGAGGTCGCGCGCGTCGTCGGCGACGTGCTCGTCACCGTCGAGTTGGAGGGCGACGGCGAGGCCGGCGGCGGGATCGTCGAGGTCGACGACGGCCTCCCGCTGTACCGGCACGACTGGGGGTCGGTGTTCGAGGCGCGGGGGCTCACCGAGACGAGCGTCGAGTCCATCGGGTACGACACGGTGCGCGTGTTCGAGCGCGCCGACTGA
- a CDS encoding lipopolysaccharide biosynthesis protein gives MESSGDPTERPSEVDGEEGGGDADEPLDPTEARLADALERVAHGAVVSTPSILAQRGLTLAFTALLTNTFAAEPYGLFALARRLSRFLRRLAMGFGSGLSRFLPTVDDAAERDALATFAAALVVGVSAAFGAGLFLGAPAIAAFTGKGPPFPLYLRAFGAGLPLTVGLFVVARVLRATEEVTALNTFQRVAFPVVQLAVGVAGAVVVSDLAGVAVGLPVAMGALALVGAGWLARSRGFRPRVRVPDAAAIRRRYVGYTTPLFLSGFATTTQRLGFYPLIAVFLSGTAGGVFAVGVLVGSLVRLPLMAINQFIPPVAAALNDGDHPAALSRLYHVTSRLVLVGVVGLSVPTIVHREAVMALFGPTFVQYAPLLPGFVFAQVLACAAGSVGILLRMTDHQRALLVVNTAITLFLAVTAIPLTVEFGLPGLVASYLLMLGVNNGLEVAVLYRVEGLQPFTRAHGKPLLAAVPFAAVALATRELLPRGPAAVVGTLLGLAAYVGVLRALGFSPVERRLLATLTERYRRTLAVVRDHVTDAA, from the coding sequence ATGGAGTCGAGCGGCGATCCGACCGAGCGACCGAGCGAGGTCGACGGGGAGGAGGGCGGCGGCGACGCCGACGAGCCGCTCGACCCGACCGAGGCGCGCCTCGCGGACGCGCTCGAACGCGTGGCCCACGGCGCCGTCGTCTCCACGCCGAGCATCCTCGCCCAGCGCGGCCTGACGCTCGCGTTCACCGCGCTGTTGACGAACACGTTCGCCGCCGAACCGTACGGGTTGTTCGCGCTCGCGCGCCGGCTCTCTCGGTTCCTCCGGCGGCTCGCGATGGGGTTCGGCAGCGGGCTCAGCCGGTTCCTCCCGACGGTCGACGATGCGGCCGAACGCGACGCGCTCGCGACGTTCGCGGCCGCGCTGGTGGTGGGCGTCTCGGCCGCCTTCGGCGCCGGCCTGTTCCTCGGCGCGCCCGCAATCGCCGCGTTCACCGGGAAGGGGCCACCGTTCCCGCTGTACCTACGGGCGTTCGGCGCGGGGCTGCCTCTGACGGTCGGGCTGTTCGTGGTCGCGCGCGTCCTGCGGGCGACCGAGGAAGTGACCGCGCTGAACACGTTCCAGCGGGTCGCGTTCCCGGTCGTCCAGTTGGCCGTCGGCGTCGCCGGCGCGGTCGTGGTGAGCGATCTCGCGGGCGTCGCCGTGGGCCTGCCGGTGGCGATGGGTGCGCTCGCGCTCGTCGGGGCGGGGTGGCTCGCGCGCTCTCGGGGATTCCGCCCTCGGGTTCGCGTCCCCGACGCCGCGGCGATCCGGCGCCGGTACGTCGGGTACACGACGCCGCTGTTTCTCAGCGGCTTCGCGACCACGACCCAGCGGCTGGGCTTTTACCCGCTGATCGCCGTGTTCCTGTCCGGCACCGCCGGCGGGGTGTTCGCCGTCGGCGTCCTCGTCGGGAGCCTCGTTCGGCTCCCGCTGATGGCGATCAACCAGTTCATCCCGCCGGTCGCGGCGGCGCTCAACGACGGCGACCACCCGGCGGCCCTGTCGCGGCTGTACCACGTCACGAGCCGGCTGGTGCTGGTCGGCGTCGTCGGGCTGTCTGTGCCGACGATCGTCCACCGCGAGGCGGTGATGGCGCTGTTCGGCCCGACGTTCGTGCAGTACGCGCCGCTGCTCCCGGGGTTCGTGTTCGCGCAGGTGCTCGCCTGCGCCGCCGGGAGCGTCGGCATCCTCCTGCGGATGACCGACCACCAGCGCGCGCTGCTGGTCGTCAACACCGCCATCACGCTGTTTCTGGCCGTCACGGCGATCCCGCTCACCGTCGAGTTCGGTCTCCCCGGGCTGGTCGCCAGCTACCTGCTGATGCTGGGCGTCAACAACGGGCTGGAGGTGGCGGTGTTGTACCGCGTCGAGGGGCTCCAGCCGTTCACTCGCGCGCACGGAAAACCGCTGCTGGCGGCGGTCCCCTTCGCGGCCGTCGCGCTGGCGACGAGGGAGTTGCTTCCCCGCGGTCCGGCGGCGGTCGTCGGCACGCTCCTCGGACTCGCGGCCTACGTCGGCGTGCTCCGCGCGCTCGGGTTCTCGCCGGTCGAACGGCGGTTGCTCGCGACGCTGACCGAACGCTACCGGCGCACGCTTGCGGTTGTTCGGGACCACGTCACAGATGCGGCGTGA
- a CDS encoding SDR family oxidoreductase, which yields MPAGPARADPPFDAPDLSGSTAFVTGTTRGIGKRIALTLAEHGCNVVSTGKTAEPGGELPGTIHKTAAQCEERGVDAHAIQLDVRDEDAVEAAVDEAIEEFGEIDIVINNASAIQLANVADLPANRFDLMTDVNVRGTYLVSRAFLPHLREQESGWILTNAPPVTMDRAPGKAAYAWSKLGMSFVTLSLAEELAADDIGCNTFWPVTAVDTRATRYFGLGTEDDWRTPHVLADAALSILARDPAEYTGHSAYDEDLLRAAGASDAAISAYNLTEGDPAPTSAQMFAPEYTRK from the coding sequence ATGCCCGCCGGACCCGCCCGCGCCGACCCTCCCTTCGATGCGCCCGACCTCTCCGGGTCGACGGCGTTCGTCACCGGGACGACCCGGGGCATCGGCAAACGAATCGCCCTCACGCTCGCCGAGCACGGCTGCAACGTCGTCTCGACCGGAAAGACCGCCGAACCCGGCGGCGAGTTGCCGGGGACGATCCACAAGACGGCAGCGCAGTGCGAGGAGCGCGGCGTCGACGCCCACGCGATCCAGTTGGACGTGCGCGACGAGGACGCCGTCGAGGCGGCCGTCGACGAGGCCATCGAGGAGTTCGGCGAGATCGACATCGTGATCAACAACGCCAGCGCGATCCAGCTGGCGAACGTCGCGGACCTCCCCGCGAACCGGTTCGACCTCATGACGGACGTGAACGTCCGCGGGACGTATCTCGTCTCGCGGGCGTTCCTCCCGCACCTCCGGGAGCAGGAGTCGGGGTGGATCCTCACGAACGCGCCGCCGGTGACGATGGACCGCGCCCCCGGAAAGGCGGCCTACGCCTGGTCGAAGCTCGGGATGTCGTTCGTCACCCTCTCGCTGGCCGAGGAACTGGCGGCCGACGACATCGGCTGCAACACGTTTTGGCCGGTGACCGCCGTCGACACCCGGGCGACGCGGTACTTCGGCCTGGGCACCGAGGACGACTGGCGGACGCCGCACGTGCTCGCGGACGCCGCGCTCTCGATCCTCGCGCGCGACCCGGCCGAGTACACCGGCCACTCGGCGTACGACGAGGACCTCCTGCGCGCCGCCGGCGCTAGCGACGCAGCCATCTCGGCGTACAACCTGACCGAGGGCGACCCCGCACCGACCTCCGCGCAGATGTTCGCGCCAGAGTACACACGCAAGTGA
- a CDS encoding diacylglycerol/lipid kinase family protein — MQIGSRRCLVNPHSGTGDHADHVRRAMEARGFAVTETESAAHTVELAREAGEEPASTLAVCGGDGTINDALRGLYRADALGDVTLAVLPAGTANLLAGTLGIESLDRGIELSDTGEARALDVGVAEGADGEPRVGGAAGSVGSAEPFLVSCIAGLPADASTATSDELKGRFGTLAFLLTGARETMNFDGLAVRVESPTRSWVGEATCVLVGNARKFVEDGGQADMEDGRFDVVVVERMPPQALALEAAAHRLLGEETDGVVHFRAGELHVASDGDEPITFSRDGEIATHERLDFRMLPGALDVRVGDAYEPTPE; from the coding sequence ATGCAGATCGGGTCGCGTCGCTGTCTCGTCAATCCCCACAGCGGCACGGGCGATCACGCCGACCACGTCCGTCGAGCGATGGAGGCGCGCGGGTTCGCAGTCACCGAGACCGAGAGCGCCGCCCACACCGTCGAGTTGGCGCGCGAGGCGGGCGAGGAGCCCGCCTCGACGCTGGCGGTCTGCGGCGGCGACGGGACGATCAACGACGCGCTCCGCGGGCTGTACCGGGCGGACGCCCTCGGCGACGTGACGCTCGCGGTGCTCCCGGCGGGGACGGCGAACCTCCTCGCGGGCACGCTCGGTATCGAGTCGCTGGATCGCGGCATCGAACTGTCCGACACCGGCGAGGCCCGCGCGCTCGACGTGGGGGTCGCCGAGGGGGCCGACGGCGAGCCCCGCGTCGGCGGGGCCGCGGGTTCGGTCGGGTCCGCCGAGCCGTTTCTCGTCTCGTGTATCGCTGGACTGCCGGCCGACGCGAGCACGGCGACCTCGGACGAACTGAAGGGGCGGTTCGGCACCCTGGCGTTCCTCCTCACCGGGGCCCGGGAGACGATGAACTTCGACGGCCTGGCTGTCCGCGTCGAGTCGCCGACGCGGTCGTGGGTCGGGGAGGCCACCTGCGTGCTCGTCGGCAACGCCCGAAAGTTCGTCGAGGACGGCGGGCAGGCCGACATGGAGGACGGCCGGTTCGACGTGGTCGTCGTCGAGCGGATGCCGCCGCAGGCGCTCGCACTCGAGGCCGCGGCCCACCGTCTGCTCGGCGAAGAGACCGACGGCGTCGTCCACTTCCGTGCGGGCGAACTCCACGTCGCGAGCGACGGCGACGAGCCGATCACGTTCAGCCGCGACGGCGAGATCGCGACCCACGAACGGCTCGACTTCCGGATGCTTCCGGGCGCGCTGGACGTGCGTGTCGGCGACGCCTACGAGCCGACCCCGGAGTGA
- a CDS encoding RAD55 family ATPase, whose amino-acid sequence MTDETAASLGDEVLDRMLRGGLPRGQATLVRGGPGTGKSTLSMQFLDAGVQADERCLYVTTEQTLDDVADSFAAFPFALDDDRLDVLSLHATPGVTLEDPEGDDDAMTLQRLDDDAAVGGTMSFGEYTRELTPATLREEFQRYEDYDRVVVDSANGIAGFTDTHTYRRVLLDVIATLTDRGDATLVFTAEEGGDDSVGDLLQYAVHGVVSLTRDRIREDNHRFVEIAKLRGVDHDTRRLELHIDAERGARAVPGRRSQPPAVKTHGHRPIGIDGFDRLVGGGVVAGAGVLFEHDGTANVSTFLGSFLDAALARGDRLAVVPTIHLRPHGLETILSGFGHDVGALLADGRLHVVDLIGTWDADRDGVHAPSSGEGVREAFGAIRPDDAGDDDTALTSIVNADAYVNALSAEEARELRYYEESQLVRPTDTLVHVHNPGTAADEVTAFLENTAEQVIETWLSDTGLQYVHLRKSPCGFVGTTSLVEYLETEPYVAVQGPPSDRENPMAAESYPDEYPSGG is encoded by the coding sequence ATGACCGACGAGACTGCCGCGAGCCTCGGCGACGAGGTGCTCGATCGAATGCTCCGCGGCGGCCTCCCCCGCGGGCAGGCGACGCTCGTTCGCGGCGGCCCCGGGACGGGGAAGTCGACGCTGAGCATGCAGTTCCTCGACGCCGGCGTGCAAGCGGACGAGCGGTGCCTGTACGTCACCACCGAGCAGACGCTCGACGACGTCGCCGACTCGTTCGCGGCGTTTCCGTTCGCCCTCGACGACGACCGGCTCGACGTGCTCTCGCTCCACGCGACGCCCGGCGTGACGCTTGAGGACCCTGAGGGGGACGACGACGCGATGACGCTTCAGCGACTCGACGACGACGCCGCCGTCGGCGGGACCATGTCGTTCGGCGAGTACACGCGGGAGCTGACGCCGGCGACGCTCCGCGAGGAGTTCCAGCGCTACGAGGACTACGACCGCGTCGTCGTCGACTCCGCAAACGGGATCGCCGGGTTCACTGACACGCACACGTACCGACGGGTCCTCCTCGACGTGATCGCGACGCTCACCGACCGCGGCGACGCGACGCTGGTGTTCACCGCGGAGGAGGGCGGCGACGACTCCGTCGGGGATCTGCTCCAGTACGCCGTCCACGGCGTCGTCTCGCTGACGCGCGACCGCATCCGCGAGGACAACCACCGCTTCGTCGAGATCGCGAAGCTCCGCGGCGTCGACCACGACACCCGCCGCCTCGAACTCCACATCGACGCCGAGCGCGGTGCCCGGGCGGTTCCCGGGCGGCGCAGCCAGCCGCCGGCCGTGAAGACCCACGGGCACCGCCCCATCGGCATCGACGGCTTCGACCGGCTCGTCGGCGGCGGCGTCGTCGCGGGTGCCGGGGTGCTCTTCGAGCACGACGGCACCGCGAACGTCTCGACGTTCCTGGGGTCGTTCCTCGACGCCGCGCTCGCTCGCGGCGACCGCCTCGCGGTCGTTCCGACGATCCACCTCCGCCCCCACGGGCTGGAGACGATCCTCTCGGGGTTCGGCCACGACGTGGGCGCCCTCCTCGCCGACGGCCGACTCCACGTCGTCGACCTGATCGGCACGTGGGACGCCGACCGCGACGGCGTTCACGCGCCGTCGTCGGGCGAGGGAGTGCGCGAGGCGTTCGGGGCGATCCGCCCCGACGACGCGGGCGACGACGACACCGCGCTCACGTCGATCGTGAACGCCGACGCGTACGTGAACGCGCTGTCGGCGGAGGAGGCGCGGGAGCTACGCTACTACGAGGAGTCGCAGCTGGTCCGGCCGACGGACACGCTCGTCCACGTCCACAACCCCGGGACGGCCGCCGACGAGGTGACCGCGTTCCTCGAGAACACCGCCGAGCAGGTGATCGAGACGTGGCTCTCGGACACCGGCCTCCAGTACGTCCACCTCCGGAAGTCGCCGTGCGGCTTCGTCGGCACCACCTCGCTGGTGGAGTATCTCGAAACGGAGCCGTACGTCGCCGTTCAGGGGCCACCGAGCGACCGCGAGAACCCCATGGCGGCGGAGTCGTACCCGGACGAGTACCCGTCCGGGGGGTAG